In the Sarcophilus harrisii chromosome 1, mSarHar1.11, whole genome shotgun sequence genome, one interval contains:
- the SSTR5 gene encoding somatostatin receptor type 5 isoform X1: MAARCLNCNSPQLWRKERNETMDPLYSLPASGLDDNLQGENFSSAFNSSENKTMVILSHLSTVHTVIIPIIYLLVCMIGLSGNALVIYVVLRYAKMKTVTNIYILNLAIADVLFMLGLPFIATQNAISYWPFGTFLCRLVMTVDGINQFTSIFCLTVMSMDRYLAIVHPIKSTKWRRPRIARLISAAVWAFSLLMSLPVIIFADIQDLNTCNISWPEPVNIWSAVFIIYTSVLGFFGPLLVICLCYLLIVIKVKSSGVRVGSTRRRRSERKVTRMVVIIVVVFVFCWLPFFTANIVNLVFILPEEAASASVYFFVVILSYANSCANPILYGFLSDNFKQSFQKVLCLRKGYGVEDGDPTDHRLEKSSRLQEAMLSSQNTEFNGHMQTSKV, from the coding sequence caGCAAGATGTCTGAATTGTAACTCTCCTCAACtgtggaggaaagaaaggaatgaaaccATGGATCCACTATACTCGCTGCCAGCTAGTGGACTGGATGACAATCTTCAGGGAGAAAATTTTTCCTCTGCTTTCAATAGTAGTGAAAATAAAACAATGGTCATTCTGTCTCATTTGTCTACTGTTCACACAGTAATCATCCCCATCATCTACCTCCTTGTGTGCATGATTGGGCTCAGTGGTAATGCTCTTGTCATTTATGTGGTTTTGCGGTACGCTAAGATGAAGACTGTCACCAATATCTACATCCTCAACTTGGCTATAGCTGATGTCCTTTTCATGCTAGGTCTGCCATTCATTGCCACCCAAAATGCCATTTCCTACTGGCCCTTTGGCACCTTCCTATGCAGGCTTGTGATGACTGTAGATGGCATTAACCAGTTCACCAGCATTTTCTGTCTTACTGTTATGAGCATGGATCGATACCTGGCCATAGTACATCCCATCAAGTCCACCAAGTGGCGTCGACCAAGGATAGCCAGGCTTATCAGTGCTGCTGTCTGGGCCTTCTCATTACTGATGTCCCTTCCAGTCATCATATTTGCCGATATCCAAGATTTGAATACTTGTAACATCAGTTGGCCTGAACCAGTGAATATCTGGTCAGCAGTGTTCATCATCTATACCTCTGTCCTAGGGTTCTTTGGGCCCCTCTTGGTGATCTGCCTCTGCTATTTGCTTATTGTGATCAAGGTCAAATCATCAGGGGTCCGGGTAGGCTCCACCCGGAGGAGGAGGTCAGAGCGGAAAGTGACCAGGATGGTGGTCATCATTGTTGTTGTCTTTGTGTTTTGCTGGCTGCCGTTTTTCACTGCAAACATTGTCAATCTGGTTTTTATCCTGCCTGAAGAAGCTGCCTCTGCAAGTGTATATTTCTTTGTGGTGATCCTCTCCTATGCTAATAGTTGTGCTAATCCCATTCTGTATGGGTTCCTGTCTGACAACTTCAAGCAGAGTTTTCAGAAGGTCCTGTGCCTCCGAAAGGGCTATGGCGTTGAAGATGGTGATCCCACCGATCACAGGCTAGAGAAAAGCAGCCGCCTGCAGGAAGCCATGCTGTCCTCTCAAAATACGGAATTCAATGGGCACATGCAAACAAGCAAAGTGTAA
- the SSTR5 gene encoding somatostatin receptor type 5 isoform X2, translating to MDPLYSLPASGLDDNLQGENFSSAFNSSENKTMVILSHLSTVHTVIIPIIYLLVCMIGLSGNALVIYVVLRYAKMKTVTNIYILNLAIADVLFMLGLPFIATQNAISYWPFGTFLCRLVMTVDGINQFTSIFCLTVMSMDRYLAIVHPIKSTKWRRPRIARLISAAVWAFSLLMSLPVIIFADIQDLNTCNISWPEPVNIWSAVFIIYTSVLGFFGPLLVICLCYLLIVIKVKSSGVRVGSTRRRRSERKVTRMVVIIVVVFVFCWLPFFTANIVNLVFILPEEAASASVYFFVVILSYANSCANPILYGFLSDNFKQSFQKVLCLRKGYGVEDGDPTDHRLEKSSRLQEAMLSSQNTEFNGHMQTSKV from the coding sequence ATGGATCCACTATACTCGCTGCCAGCTAGTGGACTGGATGACAATCTTCAGGGAGAAAATTTTTCCTCTGCTTTCAATAGTAGTGAAAATAAAACAATGGTCATTCTGTCTCATTTGTCTACTGTTCACACAGTAATCATCCCCATCATCTACCTCCTTGTGTGCATGATTGGGCTCAGTGGTAATGCTCTTGTCATTTATGTGGTTTTGCGGTACGCTAAGATGAAGACTGTCACCAATATCTACATCCTCAACTTGGCTATAGCTGATGTCCTTTTCATGCTAGGTCTGCCATTCATTGCCACCCAAAATGCCATTTCCTACTGGCCCTTTGGCACCTTCCTATGCAGGCTTGTGATGACTGTAGATGGCATTAACCAGTTCACCAGCATTTTCTGTCTTACTGTTATGAGCATGGATCGATACCTGGCCATAGTACATCCCATCAAGTCCACCAAGTGGCGTCGACCAAGGATAGCCAGGCTTATCAGTGCTGCTGTCTGGGCCTTCTCATTACTGATGTCCCTTCCAGTCATCATATTTGCCGATATCCAAGATTTGAATACTTGTAACATCAGTTGGCCTGAACCAGTGAATATCTGGTCAGCAGTGTTCATCATCTATACCTCTGTCCTAGGGTTCTTTGGGCCCCTCTTGGTGATCTGCCTCTGCTATTTGCTTATTGTGATCAAGGTCAAATCATCAGGGGTCCGGGTAGGCTCCACCCGGAGGAGGAGGTCAGAGCGGAAAGTGACCAGGATGGTGGTCATCATTGTTGTTGTCTTTGTGTTTTGCTGGCTGCCGTTTTTCACTGCAAACATTGTCAATCTGGTTTTTATCCTGCCTGAAGAAGCTGCCTCTGCAAGTGTATATTTCTTTGTGGTGATCCTCTCCTATGCTAATAGTTGTGCTAATCCCATTCTGTATGGGTTCCTGTCTGACAACTTCAAGCAGAGTTTTCAGAAGGTCCTGTGCCTCCGAAAGGGCTATGGCGTTGAAGATGGTGATCCCACCGATCACAGGCTAGAGAAAAGCAGCCGCCTGCAGGAAGCCATGCTGTCCTCTCAAAATACGGAATTCAATGGGCACATGCAAACAAGCAAAGTGTAA